The uncultured Fusobacterium sp. DNA segment GCTAGAAGTATAATATTATCAATAGTATGTTTAATTTTTCTTGTATACTTATTGATAAAAGCAATTAAAAGATACAATAGGAGGTAAGATGGGAAGACCATTAGGGTATAAGCCAACAATAGAAAATCCAAAGAAAAAAAATAAAACAGCTTTAAAATTTGGATATAAATATACTCATGAAGAAGCAATGCTAATAGATGAGGTTCTTGAGATGGCAAAAGCTGAGTATAAGACTACTTCTAAATCTATTCTTGAGATATTCAAATTTTATAAAGAAAATAGAAAAAGATAATAAAATAAAAAAGGTGGTAGGTTTAAAAGCCTACCATTTTTTTTATTTTATAACTTATATAAAAACATTTGTTATTTCAATTTATAAATTTTTATTTATAGCCAAAATTATTTAGATCTTTTAGTTTCGTTTATCTCTTTTTTTTATAGCTTGTCTTGAACTTTCAGGTAATTTATTATATAGTTCATTCATTTTTCTTTTTTTACTGTAAGTCTCTTCAATTATAAAATTCAATATCCAGAACAAACTTTCTACAAGATCCACATTCTCATCTAAATTTAATTCACCAGGATGTACTGCTTGATTACCAGTTATTCTTATAGTATCCAAAGCTTGTTGAACAATTTCAGGCAATCCTTTTTTCACTAGATTAGCAATATCTGTATTTATATTTTTTCCTTCTTCTCCTAAATCTTTACATAATAATTGTAAAGCAAGCCTTAATAATGCAGCACTTGATTTTTTAGAAATAGGATAAACATCTCGTGCTTCTAAATATAGATTTTTTATTTCTTCTGGCATATCAATATTTGGTTGCTCTATATCTGAGGTAAGAGGATAGATTTGTTTTCCATCTAGCCATAAAGTAAATTTGTTACATACTTTAC contains these protein-coding regions:
- a CDS encoding DUF4145 domain-containing protein, whose amino-acid sequence is MYIKPELDKEIFTCSFCGGNNQHTWELYSIISGNLCHGQHPNPYVKAENKLNISVCKVCNKFTLWLDGKQIYPLTSDIEQPNIDMPEEIKNLYLEARDVYPISKKSSAALLRLALQLLCKDLGEEGKNINTDIANLVKKGLPEIVQQALDTIRITGNQAVHPGELNLDENVDLVESLFWILNFIIEETYSKKRKMNELYNKLPESSRQAIKKRDKRN